GCTCCCATGTCCGATGAGAGCGGCATTCCCGGAGGTCTGGGAAACCTGTTCCAGCAGGCCCAGCAAATGGCCCAGCAACTCCAGGAAAAACAGAAAAAAGTTGAAGAAGAGCTCGCCGGGAGGACCGTCGAGGCGGCCTCGGGCGGCGGAATGGTCACGGTGACCGTGACGCTCTCTGGGAAAGTCCGCAAGGTCCGCATCGACAAGACCGTTGTCGATCCCGAGGACGTCACCATGCTTGAAGACCTCGTGCA
The Chrysiogenia bacterium DNA segment above includes these coding regions:
- a CDS encoding YbaB/EbfC family nucleoid-associated protein, whose translation is MSDESGIPGGLGNLFQQAQQMAQQLQEKQKKVEEELAGRTVEAASGGGMVTVTVTLSGKVRKVRIDKTVVDPEDVTMLEDLVQAALNAALRKAEEAANEERSKLGGGLGLPAGLNLGDLFK